ATGAACGACCGATATTCGAAGGATCATTAGCCATAACTAGCGTTGCACCTTCAGGAAGATCAGCTATATTCTTGTAACGCTTCGAGTACCCACCGTAAATAGCGTCATAAACAGGCTGTACCTCTACCAGATTAGAGCCTTTGCTTTCATTAAATTGCTTCATATAAGGAACGTGTTGGAAAAAGTTAGCGTCTACCTCTTTATTCGCCAAAGCCTCATTAGGCTGCACATTGTCAGACAGAACAACGATTTCAAGATCAATACCATCTTCCTTTAGAAGTGGCTTCACAATATCCAGAATTTCCGTCATTGGTGGAATCAAAGTAGCAATCTTTAATTTGGTTAGCTCATCGCTACCTTTTGCAGAATTGTTCTCGGCTGCTTTATTAGATCCACAACCCGCTACGACCAATACCATTAACATAAGCACAAGTATCATTGATTTTTTCATTACTACAACTAACCCCCAGTTTATATATTCAACCATTTTGTATTACATATATTTGAAGTACAGGATCAACGCTTATCTAACAGCCGTGAGATCGTCCCTCCTGTGAATTGAACCAACTGAACCAATACAATCATCACAATAATCGCATAGATCATCACTTCAGTCTCAAAACGCTGATATCCATAACGGATCGCAAAATCGCCAACCCCGCCCCCTCCAACAACCCCCATTACGGTCGAGTAAGAGATAAAACTAATGGTTGAGGTAGTAAGTCCGAGCACTAGACCCGAACGAGCCTCTACATATAGGAATTTAAAGATCAACCCCAGCTTCGAAGCTCCCATAGACAACGCCGCTTCTATGACTCCTTTAGGAACCTCCAGCAAAGACTGCTCCACCAGACGAGAGTAATAAGCTATGGCAACAATGGATAACGGAACCGTGGCTGCCATTGTTCCAATCGCAGTTCCGACAAGGAAACGAGTGACTGGAATGAGTGCAACGACAAGCAACAGGAATGGAAACGAACGGATAATATTTACGATGCTGTTGAGCACCAGTGACAATGTTTTATTCTCATAGAGCTGCCCTTTTCGGCAAAAAAAC
The window above is part of the Paenibacillus sp. FSL K6-0276 genome. Proteins encoded here:
- a CDS encoding MetQ/NlpA family ABC transporter substrate-binding protein, producing the protein MKKSMILVLMLMVLVVAGCGSNKAAENNSAKGSDELTKLKIATLIPPMTEILDIVKPLLKEDGIDLEIVVLSDNVQPNEALANKEVDANFFQHVPYMKQFNESKGSNLVEVQPVYDAIYGGYSKRYKNIADLPEGATLVMANDPSNIGRSLQMFAAADLIKLKEGVGIQATQADITENPKNFKFEEVDLLMLARMLDDADLVAMTPAYASPLGLTPKKDALITEGKDSEFTITLVAREDNKDSDAIQKLAKRISGPEVKKFLEDNYADIALPAFK
- a CDS encoding methionine ABC transporter permease — translated: MFDSVLQYQAQMWESIGETFVMVGISVGAALLLGLPLGTLLFFCRKGQLYENKTLSLVLNSIVNIIRSFPFLLLVVALIPVTRFLVGTAIGTMAATVPLSIVAIAYYSRLVEQSLLEVPKGVIEAALSMGASKLGLIFKFLYVEARSGLVLGLTTSTISFISYSTVMGVVGGGGVGDFAIRYGYQRFETEVMIYAIIVMIVLVQLVQFTGGTISRLLDKR